A single Aspergillus chevalieri M1 DNA, chromosome 3, nearly complete sequence DNA region contains:
- the LAD1_1 gene encoding NAD(P)-dependent alcohol dehydrogenase (COG:Q;~EggNog:ENOG410PJR0;~InterPro:IPR013154,IPR013149,IPR002328,IPR036291, IPR011032;~PFAM:PF00107,PF08240;~go_function: GO:0008270 - zinc ion binding [Evidence IEA];~go_function: GO:0016491 - oxidoreductase activity [Evidence IEA];~go_process: GO:0055114 - oxidation-reduction process [Evidence IEA]), which produces MAVSPRLQNFRSFLFGLAIKAVQLRLLPLLSFTSSISFVPYRSFILRRPTSIMASATTVTVNKANIGVYTNTNHDLWVAEAHPSLEDVQSGKGLKPGEVTVEVRSTGICGSDVHFWHDGCIGPMIVTGDHILGHESAGQVVAVAPDVKNLKPGDRVAIEPNIICNACEPCLTGRYNGCENVAFLSTPPIDGLLRRYVNHPSIWCHKIGDMSYEDGALLEPLSVSLAAIERSGLRLGDPCLVTGAGPIGLITLLSARAAGASPIVITDIDEGRLQFAKSLVPDVRTYKVQANLSAEDNAQGIINVMNDGNGSAPDALRPRLALECTGVESSVASAIWSVKFGGKVFVIGVGKNEMKIPFMRLSTQEIDLQYQYRYSNTWPRAIRLVKNGVIDLRKLVTHRYALEDALKAFDTASNPRTGAIKVQIMSSEEDVKASSAGQSI; this is translated from the exons ATGGCCGTGTCACCTCGTTTGCAGAATTTTCgttcgtttctttttgggTTGGCTATTAAAGCAGTACAACTCAGgctccttcctcttctttccttcacATCCTCCATATCTTTCGTTCCTTATAGATCATTCATTTTACGTCGTCCTACCAGCATAATGGCTAGCGCTACCACTGTTACCGTCAACAAGGCCAACATCGGTGTCTACACAAACACCAACCACGACCTCTGGGTCGCTGAAGCGCATCCTTCTCTCGAAGATGTCCAAAGTGGAAAGGGACTGAAGCCTGGAGAGGTCACTGTCGAGGTTCGCAGCACAGGAATTTGCGG ATCCGACGTTCACTTCTGGCATGATGGCTGCATCGGCCCTATGATCGTTACTGGCGACCACATCCTCGGTCATGAATCTGCTGGTCAGGTCGTGGCCGTAGCTCCCGACGTGAAGAACCTCAAACCGGGCGACCGTGTGGCAATCGAGCCCAACATTATCTGCAACGCTTGCGAGCCCTGCCTCACCGGGCGATACAACGGCTGCGAAAATGTCGCCTTCCTGTCCACTCCTCCCATCGACGGTCTCCTCCGCCGCTATGTCAATCACCCTTCCATTTGGTGCCACAAGATTGGAGACATGAGCTATGAGGATGGTGCGCTCTTGGAACCCCTCAGTGTGTCTCTGGCAGCAATTGAGCGTAGTGGACTTCGTTTGGGTGACCCCTGCCTGGTTACCGGAGCTGGTCCCATTGGTCTTATTACACTCCTCAGTGCTCGCGCCGCAGGTGCGTCGCCCATCGTCATCACAGACATCGATGAGGGACGATTGCAATTTGCCAAGTCGCTGGTGCCCGACGTGCGCACCTACAAGGTCCAGGCCAACCTTTCAGCGGAGGACAATGCTCAGGGCATCATTAACGTCATGAATGATGGCAACGGCTCCGCACCGGACGCTTTGCGACCCCGTCTTGCTCTGGAATGCACAGGTGTGGAGAGCAGTGTCGCCTCCGCCATCTGGAGTGTGAAATTCGGTGGCAAGGTCTTCGTGATTGGTGTTGGTAAGAATGAGATGAAGATCCCATTCATGCGTCTTAGTACCCAGGAAATCGACCTCCAATACCAGTACCGCTACTCCAACACCTGGCCCCGCGCCATCCGTCTGGTGAAGAACGGTGTGATTGATTTGAGGAAACTCGTCACCCACCGCTACGCGCTCGAAGACGCCCTTAAGGCTTTCGACACGGCTTCTAACCCGCGAACGGGTGCCATCAAGGTCCAAATCATGAGTTCAGAGGAAGATGTCAAGGCCTCGTCGGCTGGTCAGAGTATCTAA
- a CDS encoding F1F0 ATP synthase subunit g (COG:C;~EggNog:ENOG410PPI0;~InterPro:IPR006808;~PFAM:PF04718;~go_component: GO:0000276 - mitochondrial proton-transporting ATP synthase complex, coupling factor F(o) [Evidence IEA];~go_function: GO:0015078 - proton transmembrane transporter activity [Evidence IEA];~go_process: GO:0015986 - ATP synthesis coupled proton transport [Evidence IEA]), translated as MPATASRAVLRQSQFLTRRTAVRHASSSSEAASKASDKASSAASKASEGLSRVTSSAGPALTNAAQGLGGALKKVGGRTGKVITFVESMIPPTVYYSRVGLELGKLVFRGQNMTPPNLATFQSYFQHLLNAARNPSSSPLSSQNILNRIRSANAKEIALAGVTAAEVLGFFTVGEIIGRMNIVGYRGEVAHGEHH; from the exons ATGCCCGCCACAGCGTCCCGTGCCGTTCTGCGGCAGTCGCAGTTCTTGACCCGGAGGACCGCGGTCAGACatgcctcttcctcctccgaaGCTGCCTCTAAGGCGAGCGACAAGGCCTCTTCCGCTGCTTCGAAGGCCTCTGAGGGTCTCTCTCGTGTTACCTCGTCGGCTGGCCCTGCCCTCACGAATGCTGCCCAGGGTCTCGGTGGTGCTTTGAAGAAAGTTGGTGGAAGAACCGGAAAGGTCATTACTTTTGTCGAGT CCATGATACCCCCTACCGTCTACTACTCGAGAGTCGGACTTGAGCTCGGCAAGCTGGTTTTCCGTGGCCAGAACATGACCCCTCC CAACCTGGCTACCTTCCAGTCTTACTTCCAGCACCTCCTCAACGCCGCCCGCAACCCCTCATCCAGCCCCCTCTCGTCGCAGAACATCCTGAACCGCATCCGTAGCGCCAACGCCAAAGAGATCGCACTTGCCGGTGTCACCGCCGCTGAGGTTCTCGGTTTCTTCACCGTCGGCGAGATTATCGGAAGAATGAACATTGTCGGCTACCGGGGGGAGGTTGCGCACGGAGAGCACCACTAG
- the rok1 gene encoding RNA-dependent ATPase ROK1 (COG:A;~EggNog:ENOG410PG1I;~InterPro:IPR027417,IPR001650,IPR014014,IPR014001, IPR011545;~PFAM:PF04851,PF00270,PF00271;~go_function: GO:0003676 - nucleic acid binding [Evidence IEA];~go_function: GO:0004386 - helicase activity [Evidence IEA];~go_function: GO:0005524 - ATP binding [Evidence IEA]), translating to MDAFKLLTRSTKLKTGGSATPSASARLPSTGKAENPQLFRNAEAEKVLEDAKSGKKRKRGQEQLPEKDDDAELDFFSGAGSKKASSAAVKEQAEEGSDREGSDGTGDEEGGGRMDEVQRRTVLNAHKIKVTDLRDLEEIQPQVQRQSEEPKKKKKKKAKQEQEAAAATLSKKEQKKARRLFPQPLVSFKELRTRYKISSRLAENIAEQGFSVPTEVQLGSLPLLLGEPMVSQQSKTEEKVEPDLLVVAPTGSGKTLAFLIPVINKIVLQHHQQQDERGILSVVVAPTKELAGQIVNEGRKLVAGTGVKITMMKKGMRVAEHGDDDDENDENLLDEDSAESSESEEDDNKPKKSKDRQKAPVTKSDILVTTPLMFVNALSANGTKPLATLPLVRSLVFDEADVLLDPLFREQTLDIWRACTHPELRVSLWSATMGSNVEDLTRSTIKERHETVSNIKSSPLLRLVVGLKDSAIPNIHHKLVYAATEQGKLLGLRQLLHPTAASASDVRLRPPFLIFTQTIPRAVALHSELQYDIPPEAGGSSRIAVLHSDLSDAQRSEIMKGFRKGEIWILVTTDLLARGVDFRGINGVVNYDIPNSAAVYVHRVGRTGRAGREGGIAVTYYTKEDIPYVKSIANIIDVSEKLRGKEGEKSVQKWLLDALPDLSKKNKKELKKHGVKARQSSLKAVKDDKEHRRTRISTKSGFERRQENKKRAIVNASRNRKANAAKDVGSDEEED from the coding sequence ATGGACGCATTCAAGCTCCTAACCAGGTCAACCAAGCTAAAGACTGGAGGCAGCGCAACTCCATCGGCATCCGCGCGCCTCCCGTCAACAGGCAAAGCAGAAAACCCACAGCTCTTCCGCAACGCAGAGGCCGAGAAGGTCCTGGAAGACGCCAAGAGCGGtaaaaagaggaagagggggCAGGAGCAGTTGCCTGAGaaggatgatgatgcggAGTTGGACTTTTTCAGCGGCGCGGGGAGTAAAAAGGCCTCCTCGGCTGCTGTGAAAGAGCAGGCTGAGGAGGGCTCTGATCGGGAAGGGAGTGATGGGACTGGTGATGAAGAGGGGGGTGGTAGGATGGATGAGGTGCAGCGGAGGACTGTTTTGAATGCGCATAAGATCAAGGTCACGGATCTGCGCGACCTCGAGGAGATTCAACCGCAGGTGCAAAGACAGAGCGAggagccgaagaagaagaaaaagaagaaggcgaagcaggagcaggaagctgctgctgctactctcagcaagaaggaacagaaaAAGGCGCGCCGGTTGTTCCCGCAGCCTCTTGTTTCGTTTAAGGAATTGCGCACGAGATATAAGATTTCGAGCAGACTTGCGGAGAATATTGCGGAGCAAGGATTTTCTGTTCCTACGGAGGTTCAACTGGGGAGTTTGCCTTTGTTGCTGGGCGAGCCTATGGTTTCCCAGCAGTCGAAGACAGAAGAGAAGGTTGAGCCTGATCTTTTGGTTGTTGCGCCGACGGGAAGTGGCAAGACCCTGGCATTTTTGATCCCGGTCATCAACAAGATTGTTCTGCAACATCACCAACAGCAAGATGAACGTGGGATATTATCAGTCGTTGTCGCACCGACAAAGGAACTCGCGGGACAGATTGTGAACGAAGGAAGGAAATTGGTTGCGGGTACCGGTGTGAAGATCACCATGATGAAGAAGGGTATGCGCGTGGCGGAACACggggacgacgatgacgagaaTGACGAGAATCTCTTGGACGAAGACAGCGCGGAATCTTCTGAGTCGGAAGAAGATGACAATAAGCccaagaagagcaaggaCCGACAAAAAGCTCCTGTTACCAAGAGTGACATTCTGGTAACCACCCCATTGATGTTCGTTAATGCACTCTCGGCCAATGGGACGAAGCCCTTGGCTACCTTGCCTTTGGTGAGAAGTCTCGTTTTTGACGAGGCGGATGTCCTTCTGGATCCATTGTTCCGCGAGCAGACCCTCGATATCTGGCGCGCCTGCACACATCCCGAGCTTCGTGTGAGCTTATGGTCAGCGACTATGGGATCGAATGTCGAAGATCTCACTAGGTCGACAATCAAAGAACGACATGAGACCGTCAGCAACATCAAATCATCACCATTGCTTCGTCTCGTTGTTGGTCTGAAAGATTCCGCTATCCCGAATATCCACCATAAACTAGTATATGCTGCAACAGAACAAGGAAAGCTGCTGGGACTAAGGCAGCTTCTTCATCCCACTGCGGCGTCTGCATCAGACGTACGCCTCCGACCTCCATTCCTGATCTTCACACAAACGATTCCTCGAGCAGTTGCACTGCACTCTGAACTACAATACGATATTCCTCCCGAGGCCGGGGGTTCCTCTCGTATCGCCGTCCTCCATTCCGACCTATCCGACGCCCAGCGATCCGAAATCATGAAAGGCTTCCGCAAAGGTGAAATCTGGATCTTAGTCACAACCGACCTTCTAGCCCGAGGCGTCGACTTCCGCGGTATCAACGGTGTCGTCAACTATGATATTCCCAACTCCGCAGCAGTGTATGTCCACCGGGTCGGACGAACTGGCCGAGCAGGAAGAGAAGGCGGTATCGCAGTAACCTACTACACGAAAGAAGATATTCCGTACGTCAAGAGCATCGCCAACATCATCGACGTCAGCGAGAAGCTACGTGGAAAGGAGGGCGAGAAGTCCGTCCAGAAATGGCTGCTGGATGCACTCCCAGACTTGAGCAAGAAGAATAAGAAGGAGTTGAAGAAACATGGTGTCAAGGCAAGACAGTCGTCGCTCAAGGCCGTTAAAGATGATAAGGAGCATAGGAGGACGAGGATTAGTACGAAAAGCGGTTTTGAGCGACGACAGGAGAATAAGAAGAGGGCTATTGTCAACGCCAGCCGCAACAGGAAAGCTAACGCGGCTAAGGATGTTGGaagcgatgaagaagaagattag
- a CDS encoding uncharacterized protein (COG:S;~EggNog:ENOG410PQ91;~SECRETED:SignalP(1-16)), translating into MVLGLLSIASIPTVTGTALAVGEQRKANERKNDARRMAKFHIDAECTGDTQEDCEVNGRRVVLRDNKVYLQNARSSSTSQAQSQSHTAECFYIDYPETEETKHLKRGLGLVTTISNNPPALGWIYVDKNTHQLKYGNRSQSIEHVVGPWDWTGDEKTVVLEDKSAFVAVEEEDGSGWGVYFDRNGDELEGVLEKQGKLDNAFTPVVLKRNLIG; encoded by the exons ATGGTCCTAGGCCTCCTATCCATAGCCTCCATACCAACCGTGACAGGCACAGCACTGGCCGTCGGCGAACAGCGCAAAGCGAACGAGCGCAAGAACGACGCGCGCCGCATGGCCAAGTTCCATATTGATGCTGAATGTACGGGTGATACGCAAGAGGATTGTGAGGTAAATGGGAGGAGGGTTGTATTACGGGATAATAAG GTCTATTTACAAAATGCGCGGTCTTCTTCGACATCGCAAGcgcagtcgcagtcgcaTACGGCAGAATGCTTTTACATCGACTACCCCGAGACCGAGGAGACGAAGCATCTAAAACGAGGGCTGGGGCTTGTGACCACCATATCCAATAACCCACCCGCATTAGGCTGGATATACGTGGACAAGAACACGCACCAACTCAAATACGGAAACCGCTCGCAGAGCATCGAGCATGTTGTCGGGCCGTGGGATTGGACAGGCGATGAGAAGACGGTGGTATTGGAAGATAAAAGTGCATTTGTGGCtgtggaggaggaagatgggTCTGGATGGGGGGTGTATTTTGATAGAAATGGGGATGAGTTGGAAGGTGTTTTGGAGAAGCAAGGGAAATTAGATAATGCGTTTACACCGGTGGTGTTGAAGAGGAACTTAATTGGGTAG
- a CDS encoding S-adenosylmethionine-dependent methyltransferase (COG:S;~EggNog:ENOG410QE63;~InterPro:IPR029063,IPR019410;~PFAM:PF10294), which produces MISRDPEEPLHVLDLPQIYTKPSGTELMKAIDLLAIKPRSFSTDAETTKTPSVDPSGVTRYLTSIISSPLSWLETDALRDAVWDAASARLSERCGRTAMPAMSRVFTVPTTGSEHFTLTLHEPSLTADNLGMKTWVSSYLLSHRLLTVLDTTPQLVPSTTTTPHTEGKLRALELGAGTGLVGLSFAALRGNSATIHLTDLPPIVPNLAHNASLNVELLNSTGATVTTGILDWSIIPDPLPTPEEQYDIILAADSLYSPSHPELLVNAITHWLSRGPNARVVLEMPLRESYLPQVEELRQRLGKLGLAVLDEGEETGYDDWETADGSAVAVRCWWSVWGWP; this is translated from the exons ATGATTAGCAGGGACCCCGAGGAGCCACTTCACG TGCTCGACCTGCCTCAAATCTATACCAAACCGTCGGGAACTGAGTTGATGAAAGCCATTGACCTTCTAGCGATCAAACCACGATCTTTCAGTACAGACGCCGAAACGACAAAGACACCGTCCGTTGACCCGTCCGGAGTAACTCGCTATCTGACTTCAATTATCTCCAGTCCACTCTCATGGCTTGAAACCGACGCACTCCGGGATGCTGTATGGGATGCCGCCTCTGCTCGTCTTAGCGAGCGGTGCGGCCGGACTG CCATGCCAGCTATGTCTCGAGTCTTCACAGTACCTACAACAGGAAGCGAACACTTCACACTAACTCTCCACGAACCCTCACTCACCGCTGACAACCTGGGCATGAAGACCTGGGTATCCTCCTATCTCCTCTCCCATCGCCTCCTCACAGTCCTCGACACCACGCCCCAACTTGTGCCATCTACGACAACTACTCCACATACCGAAGGCAAGCTTCGAGCGCTAGAGCTGGGAGCAGGGACTGGACTCGTAGGACTTTCATTCGCAGCCCTCCGGGGCAATTCGGCCACGATCCACTTGACGGACCTCCCACCGATTGTCCCCAACCTCGCACATAACGCTTCTCTGAACGTGGAACTGCTCAACAGCACGGGTGCAACGGTGACAACGGGCATTTTGGACTGGTCTATCATCCCTGATCCACTTCCCACCCCAGAGGAACAATACGATATCATCCTGGCTGCGGACTCGCTATATTCGCCTAGTCACCCAGAGTTGCTCGTTAATGCCATCACGCACTGGCTGAGTCGTGGCCCGAATGCGCGCGTTGTACTCGAGATGCCGCTGCGCGAATCGTACTTGCCGCAAGTAGAGGAACTCCGGCAGCGACTGGGGAAGCTTGGTCTTGCAGTGCTGGACGAAGGAGAGGAGACAGGTTACGATGACTGGGAGACTGCAGATGGGTCAGCAGTTGCGGTCCGGTGTTGGTGGTCTGTTTGGGGGTGGCCTTAG
- the VPS28 gene encoding ESCRT-I subunit protein VPS28 (COG:U;~EggNog:ENOG410PJD3;~InterPro:IPR017899,IPR017898,IPR037206,IPR037202, IPR038358,IPR007143;~PFAM:PF03997;~go_component: GO:0000813 - ESCRT I complex [Evidence IEA];~go_process: GO:0032509 - endosome transport via multivesicular body sorting pathway [Evidence IEA]), with protein MILDSGMSGKYNSSSTSSLVTMYAQRPLAYAPTPYSYTPNPSLTASINLDEEVKLATSSAERDLYESLAEIYSIIVTLDGLEKAYIKDAVTETEYTETCARLLKQYKSSLGDDCVAREFVDLETFKRMWGLECPRATERLRIGLPATVEQATHTAPTAPMGAAMTGPPGGASGSLILTATENFITFLDALKLNMVSKDALHPLLSEVIQSVNKVTDADFENRGKIIQWLITLNQMRATEELGEEQARELSFDIESAYQGFKATLG; from the exons ATGATACTCGACTCTGGCATGTCGGGGAAATACAACAGCTCTTCGACATCCTCTCTCGTGACCATGTATGCCCAACGTCCTCTCGCCTATGCACCTACGCCTTACAGTTATACTCCCAATCCGTCGTTGACAGCTTCCATCAATCTCGATGAG GAAGTCAAACTAGCTACAAGCTCGGCGGAACGAGATCTCTACGAGTCGTTGGCGGAAATCTACAGCATTATTGTGACTTTGGATGGCTTGGAAAAGGCCTACATCAAGGATGCGGTCACTGAGACGGAGTATACCGAGACATGTGCCCGGTTATTGAAGCAGTACAAGTCCAGCCTCGGTGATGATTGTGTCGCAAGGGAATTTGTCGACCTCGAGACATTTAAGCGCATGTGGGGG TTAGAATGCCCGCGTGCCACTGAACGCCTTCGAATCGGTCTCCCCGCGACAGTCGAGCAAGCCACCCACACTGCCCCTACGGCGCCCATGGGCGCTGCCATGACTGGTCCTCCAGGAGGCGCATCCGGCAGCTTAATCTTGACGGCGACAGAGAACTTCATCACCTTCCTAGACGCCTTGAAGCTGAACATGGTCTCGAAAGACGCACTCCACCCGCTGCTCTCCGAAGTCATTCAATCAGTGAACAAAGTGACGGACGCAGACTTTGAGAATCGAGGCAAGATAATCCAGTGGCTGATTACGTTGAATCAGATGCGGGCGACAGAGGAACTCGGTGAGGAACAAGCGAGGGAATTGTCGTTTGACATTGAATCGGCATATCAAGGCTTCAAGGCAACGTTGGGATAA
- the NOC2 gene encoding mRNA-binding ribosome synthesis protein NOC2 (BUSCO:EOG09262N5O;~COG:J;~EggNog:ENOG410PH1G;~InterPro:IPR005343;~PFAM:PF03715) — protein sequence MVQKKSTKKFEKKHLKDTLERRKASAKIKQRHQQNERRKADNAKQRAENGGAAEEEPEQAKKANAFAEMNVDDFFSGGFDIANADADQSKPSKKKDVSPKIGKRKRSEGQEQDDEASAGLGEEEDAQSDDDASQASGPDDIGEHKNQLEALKEKDPEFYKYLKENDAELLDFGDHGDLSEVDALSEGEEEEGPAKKKKKGKKDEDEDEEMVDNTLNMVTVKKWQKLMEEQYSIRAMRQAVLAFRCAAYLNEADQEEMKYSIRDSNVYHQVLVTALNMVPRVLAHHLPVKETGSGKIKLSLETKKFKTLTPLIKSHTASVHQLLSNLSDAQTLKMTLSSVEPMLPYLLQFRKLLKTLVKIVVGIWADVSTTEATRIVAFLLLRRLMVIGDAGIKETVLKASYEGVVKGSRNTTIHTLAGINLMKNSATELWGIDQNVSYTTGFNFIRQLAIHLRSSITNTTKESYKAVYNWQYIHSLDFWSRVLSQHCDGLVEAQAGKQSALRPLIYPVVQIAIGAMRLIPTAQYFPLRFQLTRALLRLSRATGTYIPLAPSLLEVLNLAEMRKPPKSSTLKPLDFNTTIRAPKSYLRTRTYQDGVGEQLAELFSEFFVLWTKHIAFPELSVPVVVMLKRWLKQASSRHGGNKNSKINQMILLLVQKVEANARWIEERRLSVTYTPRNRAEVETFLKDVSWEATPLGAFVKNQRKLREERAAVLEEGRREEEKRRKQEKEEKDVPMADGFGPSDDDSEEGENEGDVGASSGGDENEEESEENEEEWENESEEEEEMEGEMEEE from the coding sequence ATGGTTCAGAAAAAGTCCACGAAGAAATTCGAGAAGAAACATCTCAAGGACACTCTCGAACGGCGCAAGGCCTCCGCAAAGATCAAGCAGCGACACCAGCAGAATGAGAGACGCAAGGCCGATAATGCCAAACAACGCGCGGAAAACGGTGGTGCCGCTGAGGAGGAGCCAGAGCAGGCCAAGAAGGCAAATGCCTTTGCGGAAATGAACGTCGATGATTTCTTTTCGGGCGGTTTCGATATTGCGAATGCCGATGCGGATCAGTCGAAGCctagcaagaagaaggatgtTTCGCCGAAGATCGGGAAGCGCAAGCGATCCGAAGGCCAGGAGCAGGACGACGAGGCTTCCGCGGGTTTaggtgaggaggaagatgcgCAGAGTGACGACGACGCGTCGCAGGCTAGTGGCCCAGACGACATCGGAGAACACAAGAACCAATTGGAAGCattgaaggagaaggacCCAGAATTTTACAAATACCTAAAGGAGAACGATGCCGAATTGCTCGACTTTGGTGACCACGGAGACCTGTCTGAAGTTGATGCGCTGagtgagggagaagaggaggaagggccggccaagaagaaaaagaagggcaagaaagacgaggatgaggatgaggagatggtgGATAACACACTTAATATGGTGACTGTGAAGAAGTGGCAGAAATTGATGGAAGAGCAATATTCGATCAGAGCCATGCGACAGGCCGTGCTCGCTTTCCGGTGCGCAGCATACCTCAACGAAGCGGACCAAGAGGAGATGAAGTACTCGATTCGCGACTCGAATGTGTATCACCAAGTTCTCGTCACTGCGCTCAACATGGTTCCCCGGGTCCTGGCTCACCATCTCCCAGTCAAAGAGACTGGTTCCGGCAAAATTAAACTGTCTCTTGAGACCAAGAAGTTCAAGACGCTCACGCCTCTTATCAAATCGCACACTGCGTCCGTCCACCAGCTGCTCAGCAACCTGTCCGATGCTCAGACTTTGAAGATGACTCTTTCGTCCGTCGAGCCCATGCTCCCTTACCTTCTTCAATTCAGAAAGCTGCTTAAGACCCTGGTCAAGATCGTCGTCGGGATCTGGGCCGATGTCTCCACCACCGAAGCAACTCGCATCGTCGCATTCCTCCTCCTACGCCGATTAATGGTCATCGGAGATGCAGGAATTAAGGAGACGGTGCTCAAGGCCTCGTACGAAGGCGTGGTCAAGGGCAGCCGCAACACAACCATCCACACCCTCGCCGGCATCAACCTCATGAAGAACTCGGCAACCGAACTCTGGGGCATCGACCAGAACGTCTCCTACACAACGGGCTTCAACTTCATCCGCCAACTCGCCATCCACCTCCGCAGCAGCATCACCAACACAACCAAGGAGTCCTACAAAGCAGTCTACAACTGGCAATACATCCACTCCCTCGACTTCTGGTCCCGCGTCCTCTCCCAACACTGCGACGGCCTCGTCGAAGCCCAAGCGGGCAAACAATCCGCCCTTCGCCCCCTCATCTACCCCGTCGTCCAAATTGCCATCGGAGCAATGCGCCTTATCCCAACAGCCCAGTACTTCCCGCTCCGCTTCCAACTCACCCGcgccctcctccgcctctccCGCGCAACGGGCACCTACATCCCCCTCGCCCCCTCCCTCCTGGAAGTCCTCAACCTCGCCGAGATGCGCAAGCCCCCGAAATCAAGCACCCTCAAACCCCTCGATTTCAACACCACCATCCGCGCCCCGAAATCCTACCTCCGCACACGCACCTATCAAGACGGTGTCGGCGAGCAACTCGCCGAACTTTTCTCGGAGTTTTTCGTCCTGTGGACCAAACACATCGCGTTCCCGGAACTCTCCGTCCCCGTCGTCGTCATGCTCAAGCGCTGGCTGAAACAGGCCTCATCGCGACATGGCGGAAACAAGAACTCCAAGATCAACCAGATGATCCTGCTTCTCGTGCAGAAGGTCGAGGCTAACGCGCGGTGGATCGAGGAACGTCGGTTGAGCGTTACGTATACGCCTCGGAATCGCGCGGAAGTCGAGACTTTCCTCAAAGATGTTAGCTGGGAAGCGACGCCGCTGGGCGCATTCGTGAAGAACCAGCGGAAGTTGCGCGAGGAGCGTGCTGCTGtccttgaggaggggagacgcgaggaagagaagcggaggaagcaggagaaggaggagaaggatgtgCCGATGGCGGATGGGTTTGGTCCTAGCGATGATGATAGCGAGGAAGGGGAGAATGAAGGTGATGTTGGTGCTTCTTCTGGCGGTGatgagaatgaagaggagagtgaggagaatgaagaggaatggGAAAATGagagtgaggaggaggaggaaatgGAGGGTGAGATGGAAGAGGAGTAG